The Virgibacillus dokdonensis genome includes a window with the following:
- the dnaE gene encoding DNA polymerase III subunit alpha, which yields MVFTHLQIRSSYSLLNSTITIEELVQRAAELGYTALALTDEQVLHGAIKFYKAAKNNGLKPIIGLTILVGDSQEEAHEMVILAKSNQGFQELIKLSTWLRTEELSFIEVEQLLTYTADCVGILSFNHGNIVKQLRNKSFVELNEYISAYRQAFGENDFYIALESYGDGSNHPSFFAEVKQFQEMYHDSVVAMHDVRYLNKKDVLAYDCLRAMKVQRIWDGTYVDDKWRNHHLCSEKEMQQYFSEWPEAVEETASIVEKCNLNINFEQQHLPSFPLPENQQPHCYLTEKCFAVLSQKYTKVTDEIRERLHHELNIIEQMGFSDYFLIVADMVDFAKTNNIVVGPGRGSAAGSLVAYLLGITDIDPIKYELLFERFLNPNRMTMPDIDIDFSDTRREEVVDYVQRKYGSEHVAQIITFGTFAARSLMRELIKTMDINKQDAAFVLRHIPVQSKKNLVQIVQDSSALKDYIKHSEVLRRLFKVATVLEGIPRHISTHAAGIVISKEPLMEYAPLTSGAGTMYLTQYAMNDVEAIGLLKIDLLGLRNLTLIEQILQKIRYEYKKAVSLEEIPQEDRKTFLLLQQGRTNGVFQLESQGMKQVLQDLKPTHFEDIVAVNALYRPGPMDFIKTYINRKHGVEKISYPHPDLATILEKTYGVLIYQEQLMQIAHRIAGFSLGQADLLRRAVSKKQEEVMEEQKSAFINGCIQQGYSQSVANELFAWIVRFSNYGFNRSHAVAYSRISYQLAYLKCHYPQVFFAELLSASMQQHQKITLYRREIKELHIKLLGPSINNSFGKYAVEGKHIRMGLLQIKGVGNQAVSEIIRARKERPFQNLFDFCLRTSLKVINRTIIELLVLSGAFDELHKNRASLLATIDQAIEQGELFGEFQEQVSLLTNNLELEGDYVEIEDFSVIKKLSDEKELLGIYISSHPVTVYRKQLQRAGYITIDAARKRGHGFKHRSACVIQSIKTIRTKRGDPMAFITISDETDEMEAVVFPELYRQVHRWWEEGMLVVAKGKLEARSNGLQTLLSAIQSFEESVLEDKTSTDRLFIKLTGKDIKADLAKISEVARYFPGNTPVIVFQESLQQTYQLSKEYNLAPNLLCIQRLQDYFGIHQVVYDKVTI from the coding sequence ATGGTTTTTACACATTTACAAATACGCAGTAGCTATAGCTTGTTAAACAGTACAATTACCATTGAAGAATTGGTGCAACGAGCGGCAGAACTTGGTTATACTGCTTTAGCACTAACAGATGAACAAGTGCTTCATGGGGCGATCAAGTTTTATAAAGCTGCAAAGAATAACGGTTTGAAGCCAATTATTGGTTTGACTATTTTAGTAGGCGATAGCCAAGAAGAAGCTCACGAAATGGTTATTTTAGCGAAATCAAATCAAGGTTTTCAAGAACTAATTAAATTAAGTACCTGGCTAAGAACTGAAGAACTGTCTTTCATAGAAGTGGAACAGCTCTTAACATATACTGCAGATTGTGTCGGCATTCTCTCTTTCAATCATGGCAATATAGTAAAACAATTGCGAAATAAATCCTTTGTTGAACTGAATGAATATATATCCGCATATAGACAAGCTTTTGGTGAGAACGACTTTTATATAGCATTAGAGTCTTATGGCGATGGAAGTAATCACCCATCTTTTTTTGCAGAGGTAAAACAGTTTCAAGAAATGTATCATGATTCCGTTGTGGCTATGCATGATGTTCGATATTTGAATAAAAAAGATGTGCTTGCGTATGATTGTTTACGGGCGATGAAAGTACAGCGAATTTGGGATGGCACTTATGTTGATGATAAATGGCGTAATCATCATTTGTGTTCAGAAAAGGAAATGCAACAGTATTTTTCTGAGTGGCCTGAGGCGGTTGAAGAAACTGCAAGCATTGTAGAAAAATGTAATTTAAATATTAATTTTGAACAACAACATCTGCCTTCATTTCCGCTTCCAGAAAACCAACAGCCTCATTGTTATTTAACAGAGAAATGTTTTGCAGTTTTATCACAAAAATATACAAAAGTAACAGATGAGATCCGAGAACGTTTACATCATGAACTTAATATTATTGAACAAATGGGGTTTAGTGATTATTTCTTAATTGTTGCAGATATGGTTGATTTTGCAAAAACAAATAACATTGTCGTTGGGCCTGGAAGAGGATCAGCAGCTGGTTCTTTGGTGGCTTATTTATTAGGAATTACAGATATTGACCCTATCAAATATGAGTTGTTATTTGAACGTTTTCTTAACCCAAATCGAATGACAATGCCTGATATTGATATCGACTTCTCGGATACACGTAGAGAGGAAGTTGTGGATTATGTACAAAGGAAATATGGCTCAGAGCACGTAGCGCAAATCATTACATTTGGAACGTTTGCTGCCCGCTCTTTAATGCGCGAGCTTATAAAAACGATGGATATTAATAAACAAGATGCTGCTTTTGTGTTACGGCACATTCCAGTGCAGTCGAAAAAAAATCTTGTGCAAATTGTTCAAGATTCAAGTGCATTAAAAGATTATATAAAGCATTCGGAAGTGCTACGTCGTTTGTTTAAGGTAGCTACGGTGCTAGAAGGTATCCCTAGACATATTTCTACTCATGCAGCTGGAATTGTTATCTCTAAAGAACCGCTTATGGAATATGCACCTTTAACTTCTGGTGCTGGTACAATGTATTTAACACAATATGCAATGAATGATGTCGAAGCTATAGGTTTATTAAAAATTGACTTATTAGGCTTACGAAATTTAACTCTCATAGAACAAATACTGCAAAAAATACGTTACGAATATAAAAAGGCTGTCTCATTAGAAGAAATTCCTCAAGAAGATCGGAAAACCTTTTTATTGTTGCAACAAGGAAGAACAAACGGTGTGTTTCAATTGGAATCACAGGGAATGAAGCAAGTATTACAAGATTTAAAGCCAACTCATTTTGAAGATATAGTTGCAGTTAACGCATTATATCGTCCTGGACCAATGGATTTCATTAAAACTTATATAAACCGGAAGCATGGTGTAGAAAAGATTTCTTATCCACATCCAGATCTCGCAACTATTTTAGAAAAAACCTATGGTGTGTTAATTTACCAGGAACAACTTATGCAAATTGCTCATCGCATTGCTGGTTTCTCCCTTGGACAGGCTGACTTACTTCGAAGGGCAGTAAGTAAAAAACAAGAAGAGGTCATGGAAGAACAAAAATCCGCGTTTATTAATGGATGCATACAGCAAGGGTATAGTCAATCGGTAGCAAATGAATTATTTGCTTGGATTGTCCGATTTTCGAATTACGGATTTAATCGGAGTCATGCTGTGGCTTATAGTCGTATTTCTTATCAGCTAGCATACTTAAAATGTCATTATCCGCAAGTTTTTTTCGCTGAATTATTAAGTGCTTCGATGCAACAACATCAGAAAATTACCTTGTATCGGAGAGAAATAAAGGAACTGCATATAAAATTACTTGGTCCATCGATCAATAATAGTTTTGGAAAATATGCAGTCGAAGGAAAACACATCCGAATGGGTTTGTTACAAATTAAAGGGGTAGGAAATCAGGCAGTTTCCGAAATTATTCGAGCACGTAAAGAGCGACCTTTTCAAAATTTATTCGACTTCTGCTTACGTACTTCCTTAAAAGTAATTAACCGAACAATCATTGAGCTATTAGTTCTATCAGGAGCTTTTGATGAGCTGCATAAAAATCGTGCTAGCTTATTAGCAACTATTGACCAAGCAATCGAGCAAGGTGAGTTGTTTGGTGAGTTCCAAGAGCAGGTAAGCTTACTAACGAACAACCTTGAATTGGAAGGCGATTATGTAGAAATAGAGGATTTCTCGGTAATAAAAAAACTATCTGATGAAAAAGAATTACTCGGTATATATATATCTAGTCATCCTGTTACAGTTTATCGAAAACAACTACAGCGAGCAGGGTATATTACCATAGATGCAGCTAGAAAAAGAGGGCATGGTTTTAAACATAGAAGTGCATGTGTTATTCAATCTATCAAAACTATCCGTACAAAACGTGGCGACCCAATGGCCTTTATTACCATTAGTGATGAAACAGATGAAATGGAGGCAGTTGTCTTTCCTGAATTATATCGACAAGTCCATCGTTGGTGGGAAGAAGGTATGCTAGTAGTAGCAAAAGGTAAGCTGGAGGCTAGAAGCAATGGACTACAAACATTATTATCTGCTATCCAAAGTTTTGAAGAGTCTGTTTTAGAAGATAAAACAAGCACAGATCGGCTGTTTATAAAATTAACAGGAAAAGATATTAAAGCAGACTTAGCTAAAATTAGCGAGGTAGCTCGTTATTTCCCTGGAAATACTCCAGTAATTGTTTTTCAAGAAAGTCTACAACAAACGTACCAATTATCCAAGGAATACAACCTTGCACCGAATTTACTTTGCATCCAGCGTTTACAAGACTACTTCGGTATCCATCAAGTTGTATATGACAAAGTGACTATTTAG
- a CDS encoding NAD(P)-dependent malic enzyme translates to MASLRDKALHVHKVNKGKLTTDSKMPVTNADELSLAYSPGVAEPCKEIHDRVDTVYDYTMKGNMVAVVSDGSAVLGLGNIGAEAALPVMEGKSVLFKSFAGVDSFPICLGTQDVEEIVQAVKVIEPTFGGVNLEDIAAPKCFTIEERLKKETNIPIFHDDQHGTAIVTVAGLINALKLVGKSFSDIKVVANGAGAAGIAIIKLLYFFGVRDMIMCDSRGAIYEGRAEGMNDVKERVATFTNQDKKSGSLEEMLEGADVFIGVSVGGALSKDMVAKMKDNSIIFAMANPEPEIMPEDAKEAGAKVIGTGRSDFPNQVNNVLAFPGIFRGALDVRATRINEKMKVAAAEAIASLITESELDENYVIPAPFDPRVAPIVAKSVAKAAMESGVARMEIDPEEIAEKTRKLSQIENK, encoded by the coding sequence ATGGCAAGCTTACGAGATAAAGCGCTACATGTTCATAAAGTTAATAAAGGGAAATTAACGACGGATTCCAAAATGCCTGTTACGAATGCGGATGAGTTAAGTCTAGCATACTCTCCAGGAGTAGCTGAACCATGTAAAGAAATTCACGATCGTGTAGACACAGTTTATGACTATACCATGAAAGGAAATATGGTTGCCGTTGTTAGTGACGGATCAGCAGTGTTAGGTCTTGGTAATATCGGGGCAGAGGCTGCACTTCCTGTAATGGAAGGAAAGTCTGTGTTATTTAAAAGCTTTGCCGGTGTAGACTCCTTTCCTATTTGTTTAGGCACCCAAGACGTGGAAGAAATTGTACAAGCAGTTAAAGTAATAGAACCGACATTTGGTGGCGTGAATTTAGAAGATATTGCTGCACCAAAATGCTTTACTATTGAAGAACGATTAAAAAAAGAGACAAACATTCCGATTTTCCATGATGATCAACATGGAACAGCTATTGTTACTGTTGCTGGATTAATTAATGCATTAAAGTTAGTTGGGAAATCATTTTCAGATATTAAAGTAGTTGCTAACGGAGCAGGGGCAGCTGGAATCGCTATTATTAAATTGCTTTATTTCTTCGGTGTTCGCGACATGATAATGTGTGATTCAAGGGGAGCCATTTATGAGGGTCGTGCAGAAGGTATGAATGATGTGAAGGAACGCGTAGCAACGTTCACGAATCAAGACAAGAAATCAGGCAGTCTAGAAGAAATGCTTGAGGGAGCAGATGTGTTTATTGGTGTATCTGTTGGAGGGGCGTTATCCAAGGATATGGTTGCAAAAATGAAAGATAATTCAATAATTTTCGCAATGGCTAATCCTGAACCTGAGATAATGCCTGAAGATGCAAAAGAAGCTGGTGCGAAAGTTATTGGAACAGGCAGATCTGATTTTCCAAACCAAGTAAATAATGTACTTGCCTTCCCAGGTATTTTTCGAGGAGCGCTTGATGTTCGGGCAACAAGAATTAATGAAAAAATGAAAGTTGCAGCTGCCGAAGCAATTGCATCACTAATTACCGAAAGTGAATTAGACGAAAATTATGTTATTCCAGCTCCGTTTGATCCAAGAGTAGCACCTATTGTAGCTAAAAGCGTAGCTAAAGCTGCTATGGAATCCGGAGTGGCTAGAATGGAAATAGATCCTGAAGAGATAGCTGAAAAAACAAGAAAGCTCTCGCAAATTGAGAATAAGTAA
- a CDS encoding FadR/GntR family transcriptional regulator, producing the protein MAVSMSHKQKAYQGILQKIRQYMDAQHLQPGDKLPSERELAHTLGAGRSSIREALRAMEFLGLIETRRGEGTFLSTYQSFQTVELLASFILQEKQTRLNLADVITILEKEAAKLAFWNITKQDVAYLQAIIYQEADSLKDMHAIFFQCIFKKSNNKLLAKVWSLMYEFLAVEQEISNHNFFYKELIHMYETQNYQGIETLFEKMIQK; encoded by the coding sequence ATGGCTGTGTCCATGTCTCATAAACAGAAAGCATACCAAGGAATTCTCCAAAAAATCCGTCAATACATGGATGCGCAACATTTACAGCCTGGTGACAAGCTCCCCTCCGAAAGGGAGCTTGCGCATACGCTTGGTGCTGGCCGATCTTCTATTCGAGAAGCGTTACGTGCAATGGAATTTTTAGGATTAATAGAAACCAGACGTGGTGAAGGAACATTTTTAAGTACATATCAGTCTTTTCAAACTGTGGAATTACTTGCTTCCTTTATCTTACAAGAGAAACAAACGAGGTTGAATTTAGCAGATGTCATTACAATTTTGGAAAAAGAAGCTGCGAAACTAGCTTTTTGGAATATAACAAAGCAAGATGTAGCTTATTTACAAGCTATTATTTATCAAGAAGCAGACTCGCTAAAAGATATGCATGCTATTTTTTTTCAATGTATTTTTAAGAAATCCAACAATAAACTATTAGCAAAAGTATGGAGCTTAATGTATGAATTTTTGGCAGTTGAACAAGAAATCAGCAATCATAATTTTTTTTATAAAGAGTTAATTCATATGTATGAAACACAGAATTATCAAGGGATTGAAACGTTGTTTGAAAAAATGATTCAAAAATAA
- the accD gene encoding acetyl-CoA carboxylase, carboxyltransferase subunit beta, whose product MLKDFFGKRKRYASIPSEQAKTDVPEGLMQKCSGCHKIYYRKEMNKNLQVCPHCDYHHPLQAWQRIETLFDEASFEEWDKQLSTGNPLDFPGYEEKIKKDQEKTGLREGVVTGKGTIDGKETAFAVMDSSFRMGSMGSVIGEKIARAIEQAKEEKIPFIIFTASGGARMQEGLLSLMQMAKTSVAVKLFSDAGGLMISVMTHPTTGGVSASFASIGDYHLAEPGALIGFAGRRIIEQTIREKLPDDFQTAEFQLKHGQLDKVVHRSDMKSTLALLLSFHQKGGKES is encoded by the coding sequence TTGCTTAAAGATTTTTTTGGCAAGCGAAAAAGATACGCATCTATTCCAAGTGAACAAGCAAAAACGGATGTGCCTGAAGGTTTAATGCAAAAATGTAGTGGGTGTCATAAGATTTATTATCGCAAAGAGATGAACAAAAATTTACAAGTATGCCCTCATTGTGATTATCATCATCCATTACAGGCCTGGCAACGAATTGAAACATTATTTGATGAAGCAAGTTTTGAGGAGTGGGACAAGCAATTATCAACTGGCAACCCTTTAGATTTTCCTGGATATGAAGAAAAAATAAAGAAAGATCAGGAAAAAACAGGTCTTCGTGAAGGCGTAGTTACTGGGAAAGGTACTATCGATGGTAAAGAAACAGCTTTTGCCGTAATGGACTCTTCATTTCGTATGGGAAGTATGGGATCGGTAATTGGTGAGAAAATAGCTCGTGCCATTGAACAAGCAAAAGAAGAAAAGATCCCATTTATTATTTTTACGGCTTCAGGAGGCGCGAGAATGCAAGAAGGATTGCTAAGTTTAATGCAAATGGCTAAAACTTCTGTAGCTGTAAAACTTTTTAGTGATGCAGGGGGGCTAATGATATCAGTTATGACTCACCCTACTACAGGCGGCGTTTCGGCAAGCTTTGCTTCTATTGGAGATTATCATCTTGCAGAACCGGGCGCGTTAATTGGTTTTGCTGGTAGAAGGATTATAGAACAAACGATTAGGGAGAAACTGCCGGATGACTTTCAAACGGCTGAGTTCCAGTTAAAGCATGGTCAATTGGATAAAGTTGTTCATCGATCAGATATGAAGAGTACCTTAGCACTATTGTTATCGTTTCATCAAAAAGGTGGGAAAGAATCATGA
- the accA gene encoding acetyl-CoA carboxylase carboxyl transferase subunit alpha, which produces MKQVLDFEKPIVNLKEKIAELKRFTSDSDIDLTEEIRTLEKRLAVLEEDIYGNLQPWDRVQLARHPERPTTLDYIEQLFTDFIEFHGDRSFGDDAAIVTGLAFYKEKPVTVIGHQRGKDTKENIRRNFGMPHPEGYRKALRHMKQAEKFSRPIICFIDTKGAYPGKAAEERGQSEAIARNLIEMAGLTVPIICVVIGEGGSGGALGLGVGDEILMLENSTYSVISPEGAASILWKDASYAQQAAESMQITAYDLKKLGLIDQIIPEPKGGAHRDLNQQASYLNEVIDHSLRTLEKYSIEELLEKRWEKYKKMGSYQIL; this is translated from the coding sequence ATGAAGCAAGTGTTGGATTTTGAGAAGCCCATTGTAAACTTAAAAGAAAAAATTGCAGAATTAAAACGATTCACCTCCGATAGTGATATAGATTTAACAGAGGAAATTAGAACATTAGAAAAGCGTCTTGCTGTATTGGAAGAAGATATTTATGGCAATTTACAGCCATGGGATCGAGTCCAATTAGCCAGGCACCCTGAACGACCAACTACTTTAGATTATATTGAGCAATTATTTACTGATTTTATCGAATTTCATGGGGATCGTTCATTTGGAGATGATGCTGCTATTGTTACAGGGCTGGCTTTTTATAAAGAAAAACCTGTAACCGTAATCGGTCATCAACGTGGTAAGGATACAAAAGAAAATATTCGCCGTAATTTTGGGATGCCACACCCGGAAGGTTATCGGAAAGCATTACGTCACATGAAACAAGCGGAAAAATTTTCAAGACCAATTATCTGCTTTATCGATACAAAAGGAGCTTATCCAGGAAAAGCAGCAGAAGAAAGGGGTCAAAGTGAAGCTATTGCAAGAAATTTAATAGAAATGGCGGGACTAACCGTCCCTATTATTTGTGTTGTTATAGGTGAAGGTGGCAGTGGTGGTGCATTAGGACTTGGAGTTGGTGATGAAATTCTTATGTTAGAAAATAGCACTTACTCCGTTATTTCTCCAGAAGGGGCAGCTTCTATATTATGGAAAGATGCTAGCTATGCGCAACAAGCAGCAGAATCTATGCAAATAACTGCTTATGATTTGAAAAAACTTGGGTTAATTGATCAAATTATACCAGAGCCTAAGGGCGGAGCGCACCGTGATTTAAACCAACAAGCAAGTTATTTAAACGAAGTAATCGATCATTCGTTACGTACATTAGAAAAGTATTCTATAGAAGAATTACTTGAAAAAAGATGGGAAAAGTATAAGAAAATGGGTTCCTATCAGATCCTTTAA
- the pfkA gene encoding 6-phosphofructokinase: MKKIGVLTSGGDAPGMNAAIRAVVRKAIYHNVEVYGIKYGYQGLMEGNIERMEIGSVGDIIHRGGTILYSARSEEFKTDAGQEKAIEQLNKFGIEGLIVIGGDGSFRGAQKLTEKGYPCIGVPGTIDNDIAGTDFTIGFDTALNTVIEAIDKVRDTATSHERTYIIEVMGRNAGDLALWAGLADGAESILIPEREEDFATVVNKLKRGRKRGKKHSIIVLAEGVGSGFDYGKQIEESTDLETRVTVLGHIQRGGSPSASDRVLASRLGAQAVDLILEGQAGRMVGIEKNVLVDHDISKVLHDKHMINDDMYKLSQELSI; the protein is encoded by the coding sequence ATGAAAAAAATAGGTGTATTAACAAGTGGTGGAGACGCACCAGGGATGAATGCTGCTATTCGAGCAGTAGTTAGAAAAGCTATTTACCATAACGTTGAAGTCTATGGCATTAAATACGGCTATCAAGGTTTAATGGAAGGTAATATAGAACGAATGGAAATTGGTTCTGTTGGTGATATCATTCATCGTGGAGGTACAATTCTATATTCTGCAAGAAGTGAAGAATTTAAAACAGATGCCGGCCAAGAGAAAGCCATTGAACAGCTAAATAAATTTGGCATTGAAGGCTTGATTGTAATCGGAGGCGATGGTAGCTTTCGTGGAGCGCAAAAGCTAACAGAAAAAGGCTATCCTTGCATTGGCGTACCAGGAACGATTGACAATGATATTGCAGGTACAGATTTTACAATTGGATTCGATACAGCATTAAATACAGTAATTGAAGCAATTGATAAAGTTCGCGATACAGCAACTTCTCATGAAAGAACATACATCATTGAAGTTATGGGGAGAAATGCTGGCGATTTAGCATTATGGGCAGGATTAGCCGATGGTGCAGAGAGTATCCTTATTCCAGAAAGAGAAGAAGATTTTGCAACAGTTGTAAATAAATTGAAGCGCGGTCGTAAACGTGGTAAAAAACATAGTATTATTGTTTTAGCTGAGGGAGTAGGCAGTGGGTTTGATTACGGAAAACAAATTGAAGAATCTACTGATTTAGAAACGAGAGTTACTGTTTTAGGACATATACAAAGAGGTGGATCTCCAAGTGCTTCTGATCGAGTGCTTGCAAGTAGACTTGGTGCACAAGCTGTTGACTTAATATTAGAGGGTCAAGCAGGTAGAATGGTAGGAATTGAAAAAAATGTATTAGTTGATCATGATATTTCAAAAGTCCTTCATGATAAGCACATGATAAACGATGATATGTATAAACTTTCTCAAGAGTTATCGATTTAA